Within the Kribbella aluminosa genome, the region GGGGTGCGATGTGATGTGGGGCCGGCCCGGGGGATCGGGCACGTGATGCGGTGCCTGGCGCTTGCCGAGGAGGTTCAGCGGCGCGGGGCGGAGGTGGTGTTCGTCTGCGATGCGCCCACCGTGCCGTGGGCCGCCGCGCAGATCGCCGCCCGCGGGATCGACGTACGGCCCGCGGTCGAGGACCCGGCCGGGCATGTCGAGCTGTTCCGGAGGCTCGGGCTGGACGCGGTGGTGTTCGACTCCTACGACCTGGACGCGGCCGTCTACTCGGCGGTCCGGGCGAACGGCCTGCCTACGCTCGCGATCGTCGACGGCGACTTCCGCGGCGCCGAAGCGGATGTGCTGGTCGACCAGAACCTCGCGGCCGAGCTCGACCACCCGACGCTCCCACCGACCACCCGACGGCTGGCCGGTCTGCCCTACGTGATGATCCGCGACGAGATCCTCGCGCACCGCCCGGCGACCGCACCCGCCGACCGGCAGCACGCCGTACCGAAGGTGTTCGCGTTCTTCGGCGGCACGGATGCCTTCGGCGCCGGTCCGTACGTCGC harbors:
- a CDS encoding PseG/SpsG family protein — protein: MKRVGVRCDVGPARGIGHVMRCLALAEEVQRRGAEVVFVCDAPTVPWAAAQIAARGIDVRPAVEDPAGHVELFRRLGLDAVVFDSYDLDAAVYSAVRANGLPTLAIVDGDFRGAEADVLVDQNLAAELDHPTLPPTTRRLAGLPYVMIRDEILAHRPATAPADRQHAVPKVFAFFGGTDAFGAGPYVARALAATGLPFEATVVAPGPDLAARTAAVELQPHQRLDVIGPTDQLAARVRAADLTISASGTSTWELLCLGATAGLVCVVDNQVMGYERAVDTRAAVGLGLLSALQADPTSADQTLKRLLTDPAERGRLARAGWDLVDGRGRERVADALLQLI